Proteins found in one Drosophila busckii strain San Diego stock center, stock number 13000-0081.31 chromosome 2R, ASM1175060v1, whole genome shotgun sequence genomic segment:
- the LOC108596397 gene encoding uncharacterized protein LOC108596397 isoform X1: MSTTPPVMASELRTPFRFTNERLLKFVELYSREPCLWNRRPYISGARNSAYKRLQAGINDNAEPNEIPLTLESIKVKIKNLRTSYHQELKKMAANSKYTPRAIWFAPFNKFLAPVLNEQRTNGSSILDTPEPPPLKRLQIKLTRLKTCKAFIPRVKMELEPDEQVVIPKSVLPLNRASPPPLSRILPPPSPIPDPTQPSDTNAASTNTSQNLPILPNMILSEDEFTFFGLSVAAQLRSMPLTNAMIMQSKIQTMLSTERCRIGGIPAAIE, encoded by the exons ATGAGCACGACGCCAC CTGTTATGGCAAGTGAATTGAGGACGCCTTTTCGCTTTACGAACGAACGTCTCTTAAAGTTTGTGGAGCTTTATAGTCGTGAGCCGTGCTTATGGAACCGTCGCCCGTATATATCAGGTGCACGTAATTCGGCGTATAAGCGACTACAAGCAGGCATAAATGACAATGCGGAGCCGAATGAGATCCCACTGACACTTGAGAGTATCAAGGTAAAGATCAAGAACTTGCGCACAAGTTATCATCAGGAATTAAAAAAGATGGCAGCTAATTCGAAATATACTCCAAGGGCAATTTGGTTTGCGccatttaataagtttttggCACCGGTTCTCAATGAG CAGAGAACAAATGGCAGTAGTATTCTAGACACTCCGGAACCTCCGCCATTAAAGCGACTGCAAATCAAACTGACACGCTTGAAGACTTGCAAGGCGTTCATACCTAGAGTTAAAATGGAGTTAGAGCCCGATGAACAGGTTGTCATACCAAAATCTGTGCTTCCACTAAATCGAGCATCTCCTCCACCGTTAAGTCGTATCTTACCACCACCCTCTCCGATTCCCGATCCAACGCAACCGTCGGATACTAATGCAGCTTCAACTAATACTTCACAGAATCTTCCTATATTGCCGAATATGATTTTGAGCGAAGAtgaatttacatttttcgGACTGAGTGTAGCAGCACAGTTGCGTTCCATGCCTCTCACGAATGCTATGATTATGCAGTCCAAAATCCAAACCATGCTATCGACAGAGCGATGTCGCATTGGTGGAATCCCAGCTGCG
- the LOC108596397 gene encoding uncharacterized protein LOC108596397 isoform X2, producing MSTTPPVMASELRTPFRFTNERLLKFVELYSREPCLWNRRPYISGARNSAYKRLQAGINDNAEPNEIPLTLESIKVKIKNLRTSYHQELKKMAANSKYTPRAIWFAPFNKFLAPVLNERTNGSSILDTPEPPPLKRLQIKLTRLKTCKAFIPRVKMELEPDEQVVIPKSVLPLNRASPPPLSRILPPPSPIPDPTQPSDTNAASTNTSQNLPILPNMILSEDEFTFFGLSVAAQLRSMPLTNAMIMQSKIQTMLSTERCRIGGIPAAIE from the exons ATGAGCACGACGCCAC CTGTTATGGCAAGTGAATTGAGGACGCCTTTTCGCTTTACGAACGAACGTCTCTTAAAGTTTGTGGAGCTTTATAGTCGTGAGCCGTGCTTATGGAACCGTCGCCCGTATATATCAGGTGCACGTAATTCGGCGTATAAGCGACTACAAGCAGGCATAAATGACAATGCGGAGCCGAATGAGATCCCACTGACACTTGAGAGTATCAAGGTAAAGATCAAGAACTTGCGCACAAGTTATCATCAGGAATTAAAAAAGATGGCAGCTAATTCGAAATATACTCCAAGGGCAATTTGGTTTGCGccatttaataagtttttggCACCGGTTCTCAATGAG AGAACAAATGGCAGTAGTATTCTAGACACTCCGGAACCTCCGCCATTAAAGCGACTGCAAATCAAACTGACACGCTTGAAGACTTGCAAGGCGTTCATACCTAGAGTTAAAATGGAGTTAGAGCCCGATGAACAGGTTGTCATACCAAAATCTGTGCTTCCACTAAATCGAGCATCTCCTCCACCGTTAAGTCGTATCTTACCACCACCCTCTCCGATTCCCGATCCAACGCAACCGTCGGATACTAATGCAGCTTCAACTAATACTTCACAGAATCTTCCTATATTGCCGAATATGATTTTGAGCGAAGAtgaatttacatttttcgGACTGAGTGTAGCAGCACAGTTGCGTTCCATGCCTCTCACGAATGCTATGATTATGCAGTCCAAAATCCAAACCATGCTATCGACAGAGCGATGTCGCATTGGTGGAATCCCAGCTGCG